One window from the genome of Roseomonas haemaphysalidis encodes:
- a CDS encoding CHAD domain-containing protein, producing the protein MEPPAAAPPPEPLPEPPPPVPPLELELELPPEAVAQLWRHAALGQPRARGVAEDCVWLDSADGQLSKRGEALEAPRKGPRRHLRVMPPEGSQPPGLAPLPLAEYAPSAAPDVVADQILQPLAAFTGRRQEVVAGGVRLVLRHGNLRCVAAEAPIARLTLSGPAPALLTLAAELARDLPLLPARAAMPEAAQALARQQSPRPRRLGPPDLGETETVPDALALSIGHLAEVLLWHSGRVGPDAGPEGVHQCRVAIRRLRSCLKQFRPVADAPPLRELDAMLGDLARAMGAARDLDVFLRDLGAALGRAAGEDRRVATLLRVAEARRRAAYATLAVRLASPQFRRLIWFACCLAVLREWLPDDGTEAAPLRPFAAATLSRRWRQLRRRGAGIEELDAEALHELRLAGKRLRYAAELFAPLWPGKAGRRFLKRLAALQEALGLANDTHVARALAAGLGQPLAGSGKAGGWAVGLAEGFALAQGAGARRDAIRAWHRLRKAEPFWKD; encoded by the coding sequence ATGGAGCCCCCCGCCGCCGCGCCGCCGCCGGAACCACTGCCAGAGCCGCCGCCGCCCGTGCCACCGCTGGAACTGGAGCTGGAACTGCCGCCCGAGGCCGTGGCGCAGTTGTGGCGGCATGCCGCGCTGGGCCAGCCCCGCGCCCGGGGCGTGGCCGAGGACTGCGTCTGGCTGGACAGCGCCGATGGCCAATTGTCGAAGCGGGGCGAAGCGCTGGAAGCCCCCCGCAAAGGCCCGCGGCGGCACCTGCGGGTGATGCCGCCGGAGGGTTCGCAGCCACCCGGTTTGGCCCCGCTGCCCCTGGCGGAATACGCGCCCTCAGCCGCACCCGACGTCGTGGCCGACCAGATCCTGCAGCCTCTCGCCGCCTTCACCGGCCGCCGGCAGGAGGTCGTGGCGGGTGGCGTGCGGCTTGTGCTGCGCCATGGCAACCTGCGCTGCGTCGCGGCGGAAGCGCCCATCGCGCGCCTGACGCTCAGCGGCCCGGCCCCGGCGTTGCTGACGCTGGCGGCGGAGCTGGCGCGCGACCTGCCGCTGCTGCCCGCCCGCGCCGCGATGCCCGAAGCCGCGCAGGCGCTGGCCCGCCAGCAATCCCCCCGCCCCCGGCGCCTGGGTCCACCGGACCTCGGGGAAACGGAAACGGTGCCCGACGCGCTGGCACTGTCCATCGGTCATCTGGCCGAGGTGCTGTTGTGGCACAGCGGCCGGGTTGGGCCCGATGCCGGGCCGGAAGGGGTGCACCAATGCCGCGTCGCCATCCGGCGCCTGCGGTCCTGCCTCAAGCAGTTCCGGCCGGTGGCCGATGCACCGCCCTTGCGCGAGCTGGATGCCATGCTGGGCGATCTGGCCCGGGCCATGGGTGCGGCGCGCGACCTGGATGTCTTTTTGCGCGACCTGGGCGCGGCGCTGGGGCGTGCGGCCGGCGAGGACCGCCGCGTGGCAACGCTGTTGCGCGTGGCAGAGGCCCGGCGGCGCGCGGCCTATGCGACGCTGGCGGTACGGCTGGCCTCGCCGCAGTTCCGCCGACTGATTTGGTTTGCTTGCTGCCTGGCGGTGCTTCGCGAATGGCTACCGGACGATGGCACTGAGGCGGCACCGCTGCGCCCCTTCGCCGCGGCCACCTTGTCCCGCCGCTGGCGCCAACTGCGGCGGCGTGGCGCCGGGATCGAGGAGCTGGATGCCGAGGCGCTGCACGAGCTGCGGCTGGCCGGCAAGCGGCTGCGCTATGCGGCCGAGTTGTTCGCACCGCTGTGGCCGGGCAAGGCCGGACGCCGGTTCCTGAAGCGCCTAGCCGCCTTGCAGGAAGCCCTGGGTCTGGCGAACGACACGCATGTGGCCCGCGCCTTGGCTGCCGGGCTGGGCCAGCCCCTGGCGGGCAGCGGCAAGGCGGGCGGCTGGGCGGTGGGGCTGGCGGAAGGCTTCGCCCTGGCCCAGGGCGCAGGCGCGCGGCGCGACGCGATCCGTGCCTGGCACCGGCTGCGCAAGGCAGAGCCGTTCTGGAAGGACTAG
- the gltA gene encoding citrate synthase, translating into MSENAKGSVTVTLDGSNKSITTPLMHGTIGPDVFDIRKVYNELGVFTFDPGYGGTAACDSKITYIDGDQGILLYRGYPIEQLAEKSNFLEVSYLLLHGELPTTEQMKEFEHNVVMHTMVHEQLRSFFGGFRRDAHPMAILCGVVGALSAFYHDSLDITDERQREIAAFRLLAKVPTIAAMAYKYSIGQPFVYPRNDLGYAENFLYMLNAVPAEEYKVNPILARAMDRILVLHADHEQNASTSTVRLAGSTGANPYACIAAGIAALWGPAHGGANEAVLKMLGEIGHVDNIPDFISKVKDKNSGVKLMGFGHRVYKNFDPRAKIMQATCHEVLRELGIKDEPLLDLAVALEKIALEDEYFVSRKLYPNVDFYSGIILKAMGIPTHMFTVLFAVARTVGWVSQWKEMIEEPGQRIGRPRQIYTGSPARDYAKP; encoded by the coding sequence ATGAGCGAAAACGCCAAAGGCTCCGTCACGGTCACGCTGGACGGCTCCAACAAGAGCATCACCACACCGCTGATGCATGGCACCATCGGGCCGGACGTGTTTGACATCCGCAAGGTCTACAACGAGCTGGGCGTCTTCACCTTTGACCCGGGCTACGGCGGCACCGCCGCCTGCGATAGCAAGATCACCTACATCGACGGTGACCAGGGCATCCTGCTGTATCGCGGCTACCCGATCGAGCAGCTGGCCGAGAAGAGCAACTTCCTGGAAGTCTCCTACCTGCTGCTGCACGGCGAGTTGCCGACCACCGAGCAGATGAAGGAGTTCGAGCACAACGTCGTCATGCACACCATGGTGCATGAGCAGCTGCGCTCCTTCTTCGGTGGCTTCCGCCGCGATGCGCACCCGATGGCGATCCTGTGCGGCGTGGTGGGCGCCCTGTCCGCCTTCTACCACGACAGCCTCGACATCACGGATGAGCGGCAGCGCGAGATCGCGGCCTTCCGCCTGCTGGCCAAGGTGCCGACCATCGCCGCGATGGCCTACAAGTACTCCATCGGCCAGCCCTTCGTGTACCCGCGCAACGACCTCGGCTACGCCGAGAACTTCCTGTACATGCTGAACGCCGTGCCGGCCGAAGAGTACAAGGTGAACCCGATCCTGGCGCGTGCCATGGACCGCATCCTGGTACTGCACGCCGACCACGAGCAGAACGCCTCCACCTCCACCGTGCGTCTGGCCGGCTCCACGGGTGCCAACCCCTACGCCTGCATCGCCGCCGGTATCGCCGCATTGTGGGGCCCCGCGCATGGCGGCGCCAACGAGGCGGTGCTGAAGATGCTCGGTGAGATCGGGCATGTCGACAACATCCCGGACTTCATCAGCAAGGTTAAGGACAAGAACTCGGGCGTGAAGCTGATGGGCTTCGGGCACCGCGTGTACAAGAACTTCGACCCGCGCGCGAAGATCATGCAGGCCACCTGCCATGAGGTGCTGCGCGAGCTGGGCATCAAGGACGAGCCGCTGCTTGACCTTGCCGTCGCGCTCGAAAAGATCGCGCTGGAGGACGAATACTTCGTCAGCCGCAAGCTGTACCCGAACGTCGACTTCTATTCCGGCATTATCCTGAAGGCGATGGGCATTCCCACCCACATGTTCACCGTGCTGTTCGCGGTGGCACGCACCGTGGGCTGGGTGAGCCAGTGGAAGGAGATGATCGAGGAGCCGGGCCAGCGGATCGGCCGCCCGCGGCAGATCTACACGGGCTCCCCGGCGCGCGACTACGCCAAGCCCTGA
- a CDS encoding ring-cleaving dioxygenase: MQLHGIHHLTAVSADAKGNHDFYTRILGMRMVKKTVNQDDVSAYHLFYADGEASPGTDLTFFDWPAAREVRGTNSVVRTALRVNGAATLDWWAARLDAHNVPHGPVTTVDGRLELTFEDPEGQRLALIDDGGVGPAHPWARSPVPAEHQIRGLGPITMSVARADQSDAFATKVMAMRLDREVTGADGVVTRVYAMGEGGPAAELHMRVEPGLSRHQPGAGSVHHVAFRVRDDEYDYWVQRFESFGLRSSGPVDRFYFRSLYVREPSGILYEIATDGPGFATDEAPDALGETLSLPPFLEHRRAEIERGLKPI; this comes from the coding sequence ATGCAGCTGCATGGCATTCATCACCTGACGGCCGTCTCGGCGGACGCCAAGGGAAACCACGATTTCTACACACGCATTCTGGGCATGCGGATGGTCAAGAAGACCGTCAACCAGGATGACGTCAGCGCCTACCACCTTTTCTACGCGGATGGCGAAGCAAGCCCCGGCACCGACCTCACCTTCTTCGACTGGCCGGCTGCGCGGGAGGTGCGGGGCACCAACAGCGTGGTCCGGACCGCCTTGCGGGTGAACGGCGCGGCCACTCTGGACTGGTGGGCGGCACGGCTTGACGCGCACAACGTCCCGCACGGCCCGGTCACGACGGTGGATGGTCGCCTCGAACTCACCTTCGAGGACCCGGAAGGCCAGCGGCTGGCCCTGATCGATGACGGTGGAGTCGGCCCCGCGCACCCCTGGGCGCGCAGCCCGGTGCCGGCGGAGCATCAAATCCGCGGCCTTGGCCCCATCACCATGAGCGTGGCCCGGGCGGACCAGTCGGACGCCTTTGCCACCAAGGTCATGGCCATGCGGCTGGACCGCGAGGTGACCGGCGCGGATGGCGTCGTGACACGCGTCTATGCGATGGGCGAGGGCGGTCCCGCGGCGGAACTGCACATGCGGGTGGAGCCGGGCCTGTCGCGCCACCAGCCCGGTGCCGGCAGCGTGCATCACGTCGCCTTCCGTGTGCGGGACGACGAATACGACTATTGGGTGCAGCGTTTCGAGAGCTTCGGCCTGCGGTCCAGCGGCCCGGTTGACCGCTTTTACTTCCGCAGCCTGTATGTGCGGGAACCGTCCGGCATCCTGTACGAGATCGCGACCGACGGCCCCGGCTTCGCGACCGACGAAGCGCCGGACGCCCTGGGGGAAACCCTGTCCCTGCCGCCCTTCCTGGAACACCGGCGGGCGGAGATCGAGCGGGGCCTGAAGCCCATCTGA
- the wrbA gene encoding NAD(P)H:quinone oxidoreductase, whose protein sequence is MTKILVLYYSSYGHIETMAQALAEGARAVPGTEVTIKRVPELVPEDVARNSHFKMDQQAPVATVNEMADYDAIVIGTPTRFGRMASQMANFLDQAGGLWFGDKLVGKVGSVFTSTASQHGGQETTLVSTIVNLMHFGMTIVGLPYTEKRQMDNSQITGGSPYGATTIANGDGSRQPTEAELGMAASQGRHVAEVTGALLRGRA, encoded by the coding sequence ATGACCAAGATCCTGGTTCTGTATTATTCCAGCTACGGCCACATCGAGACCATGGCCCAGGCGCTGGCCGAAGGCGCCCGTGCCGTTCCCGGCACCGAGGTGACCATCAAGCGCGTGCCCGAGCTGGTGCCTGAGGATGTGGCACGGAACTCCCACTTCAAGATGGACCAGCAGGCCCCCGTCGCGACGGTCAACGAGATGGCGGACTACGACGCCATCGTCATCGGCACGCCCACGCGCTTTGGCCGCATGGCGTCGCAGATGGCCAACTTCCTGGACCAGGCCGGCGGCCTGTGGTTCGGCGATAAGCTGGTGGGCAAGGTCGGATCGGTCTTCACCTCCACGGCCAGCCAGCATGGCGGACAGGAAACCACGCTGGTGTCCACCATCGTCAACCTGATGCACTTCGGCATGACGATCGTCGGCCTGCCCTATACCGAGAAGCGGCAGATGGACAATTCGCAGATCACCGGCGGCTCGCCCTACGGCGCCACCACCATCGCGAATGGCGACGGCTCCCGGCAGCCGACCGAGGCCGAGCTTGGCATGGCTGCCAGCCAGGGCCGCCATGTGGCGGAAGTGACCGGCGCCCTGCTGCGCGGCCGCGCCTAA
- a CDS encoding LysR family transcriptional regulator, with the protein MRPDPEDLATFVQVVDSGTLTAAALRLGFAKSVVSKRVRGLEAMLGAKLLHRAPRQVTATETGLLLYARARTLLAELDSLTEDVSSRAGALRGAIRVAAPMSFGTRHLGPVIADFARRYTEMEVTLDLDDRYVDLQGGGYDLAVRIGRLEDSALRSRRLGTSHRVLCCSADYAGRAGLPQTLEALQAHDVTSYGNSRAGHIWRFMPREPGAERRVAQHRSLALQGRLSSNSGEALLDAARAGLGLTLMPSFMVGPAIADGSLIPVPLPGWVPVPDTIHVVWPDTRALPLKLRAMVEHLAAAIAEPFAWDAALPDEALPVRLGTV; encoded by the coding sequence ATGCGACCAGACCCAGAGGATCTCGCGACGTTTGTTCAGGTGGTGGACAGTGGCACGCTGACGGCTGCGGCCTTGCGGCTCGGCTTCGCGAAGTCCGTCGTCAGCAAGCGGGTGCGGGGGCTGGAAGCCATGCTGGGCGCTAAGCTGCTGCACCGGGCGCCACGGCAGGTGACGGCCACGGAAACCGGCCTCCTCCTCTACGCCCGCGCCCGCACCCTGCTGGCGGAGCTCGACAGCCTGACCGAGGACGTCTCCTCCCGCGCCGGCGCCCTGCGCGGTGCCATCCGTGTGGCGGCCCCCATGAGCTTCGGCACCCGCCACCTCGGTCCCGTGATCGCTGATTTCGCTCGGCGCTACACGGAGATGGAGGTGACGCTGGACCTCGACGACCGCTACGTCGACCTGCAGGGCGGCGGATACGACCTCGCGGTGCGGATCGGCCGGCTGGAGGATTCGGCGCTGCGGTCCCGCCGGCTGGGCACCAGTCACCGGGTGCTGTGCTGCTCGGCCGACTATGCCGGGCGGGCGGGGCTGCCGCAAACGCTGGAAGCCCTGCAGGCCCACGACGTGACCAGCTACGGCAACAGCCGGGCTGGGCATATCTGGCGCTTCATGCCGCGCGAGCCGGGGGCCGAGCGGCGGGTGGCACAGCATCGCTCACTGGCCCTGCAAGGCCGGTTGTCGTCCAACAGCGGCGAGGCGTTGCTGGATGCCGCCCGCGCCGGCCTGGGCCTGACGCTCATGCCAAGCTTCATGGTAGGCCCTGCGATCGCCGATGGCTCGTTGATACCGGTGCCGCTTCCCGGGTGGGTCCCGGTACCGGATACCATTCACGTGGTGTGGCCGGACACTCGGGCGCTGCCATTGAAGCTGCGCGCCATGGTCGAGCACCTGGCGGCGGCCATTGCCGAACCCTTTGCCTGGGATGCGGCGCTGCCGGACGAGGCGCTACCGGTCAGGCTCGGAACCGTCTAA
- a CDS encoding EI24 domain-containing protein: MHAIPASLILPWQQIGEPGFRWPLFKGVGGAILAFAALIGLADWGVASLVGGQGWLATLAGLLGGLLVLVSAVWLFVPVTMAIAGLFLDEVADAVERRHYPSLPPAEGSALHSQAWAGLTLGVRLLGLTLLVAPLALFLPPVGAVAFWAIAAVSLGYGLFDGVAQRRMSIAESHRLRARMRGPILVLGGVLALLALVPLLNLTVPVLGTAAMTHLLHRANPETVQHQR, translated from the coding sequence ATGCACGCCATTCCCGCGAGCCTGATTCTGCCCTGGCAGCAGATCGGTGAACCTGGCTTCCGCTGGCCTCTCTTCAAAGGCGTGGGCGGTGCCATCCTGGCCTTTGCCGCGCTGATCGGATTGGCGGACTGGGGCGTGGCCTCTCTGGTTGGCGGCCAAGGGTGGTTGGCGACATTGGCAGGTCTTCTAGGAGGTTTGCTGGTTCTGGTGTCCGCCGTGTGGCTGTTCGTGCCAGTGACGATGGCAATTGCCGGGCTGTTCCTGGACGAGGTGGCCGACGCGGTGGAGCGGCGGCATTACCCGTCCTTGCCCCCAGCTGAAGGCTCGGCGCTTCATAGTCAGGCCTGGGCGGGGCTGACCCTGGGCGTGCGGCTTCTTGGCTTGACGCTATTGGTCGCACCCCTGGCACTGTTCCTGCCGCCCGTGGGTGCGGTCGCGTTCTGGGCTATCGCCGCGGTGTCGCTCGGCTACGGATTGTTTGATGGGGTCGCGCAGCGCCGGATGTCGATCGCCGAATCGCACCGCCTCAGAGCGCGGATGCGGGGGCCTATATTGGTGCTGGGCGGTGTATTAGCGCTGCTGGCCCTGGTACCACTCCTGAACCTGACGGTGCCGGTCCTGGGCACCGCGGCGATGACGCATTTGCTGCACCGGGCCAACCCTGAGACGGTGCAGCACCAGCGCTAG
- a CDS encoding dihydrodipicolinate synthase family protein, which yields MSVSTKHFGLGCALTSPVSTDGALDLPRLVAHARNCLDSGCDTLTLFGTTGEGTSFGIAPRQAAFAALAASGIDPAQKLLSGVMALSDEDSSAQAEAALAAGCRGLLIAPPSYFRAVDQDSVFAWYAKILQPLQGRTQVYLYHIPQMTGVGISAALAGRLRQAFPSLIAGVKDSSGDWDNTATLLSQHRDLQILVGDERLLARAVREGGSGTICGLSNAAPQILLAAARTGQDDARIAPLVEAILRYPVTPAVKALVAHRYGDMGWLTTRVPLPPVTEDVARELGAAMDDVLARPKAA from the coding sequence ATGTCCGTCTCGACCAAACATTTTGGCCTGGGTTGCGCTTTGACCAGCCCGGTTTCAACCGATGGAGCACTCGATCTCCCTCGGCTGGTGGCTCATGCGCGCAATTGCCTCGACAGCGGCTGCGACACCCTGACGTTATTTGGTACGACAGGGGAGGGCACCTCATTCGGTATTGCTCCCCGCCAAGCTGCTTTCGCAGCGCTCGCAGCATCCGGTATCGATCCTGCCCAGAAATTGCTGTCTGGTGTTATGGCCTTGTCAGATGAAGATAGCTCCGCCCAGGCCGAAGCCGCCCTGGCCGCCGGTTGCCGCGGTTTGCTGATTGCTCCGCCCAGCTATTTTCGCGCTGTCGACCAGGATTCAGTCTTCGCTTGGTACGCCAAAATACTGCAGCCGCTTCAGGGTCGGACTCAAGTATACCTGTACCACATTCCCCAAATGACGGGGGTCGGCATTTCGGCAGCATTGGCGGGGCGGCTTCGGCAAGCCTTTCCGTCCCTGATCGCCGGCGTCAAAGACAGCTCAGGCGATTGGGACAACACCGCGACCTTGCTGTCCCAACACCGCGACCTACAGATACTGGTTGGGGATGAGAGGTTGCTTGCCCGAGCGGTTCGGGAAGGCGGTAGTGGCACGATCTGTGGTCTGTCCAACGCTGCCCCGCAGATTCTCCTGGCGGCAGCCAGAACCGGCCAGGACGATGCGCGCATCGCGCCACTCGTGGAAGCCATTCTGCGCTACCCGGTAACCCCGGCAGTTAAAGCATTGGTGGCACATCGCTATGGCGACATGGGTTGGCTCACAACCCGGGTACCCCTGCCACCGGTGACGGAGGACGTTGCACGCGAATTGGGTGCGGCGATGGACGACGTCCTGGCCCGCCCGAAGGCAGCTTGA